The region GGTTGAAATTTTCCGCGATCGGGCGATCGCCCTTCCGCCGCTGACAACAACATTGGCACGCCGCACCATTGAGCAAACCCAGATCCATAAAGCCCTCCAGGGAACACGAGGACGGAAACCTGTCGATCTCGATCAGCTTGAGAAGTTGCTGGTTGCGTTCAGTCAGCTCATCGTTGAACAGCCCCAAATTCGGGAAATTGACATCAATCCCCTCCTGGCTCGTCCGCTGTCGGATCAGGCTTCCGATTCGTCTCTAGTTGCTCTCGATGCCCGTGTCGTGCTTCAGGAACCGGGACAACCCAGACCCCAGTTAGCGATTCGCCCCTACCCGATTCAGTACGCTCAGCCTTGGACGCTGCGCGATGGCCATGAGGTGATGATCCGCCCGATTCGCCCGGAGGATGAACCGCTAATCGTTCAGTTTCACGAAACCCTGTCCGAGCAAAGCGTCTATTTCCGATACTTTGGTGCTATGAAGCTGAGCCGTCGTATTGCCCACGAACGCCTGACTCGGATTTGCTTCATTGATTACGATCGCCAAATGGCGCTTGTGGCCGAGTACACCGATCCCGAAACCGGACAAACCCAAATCCTGGCGGCAGGTCGCTTGAGCAAGCAACACGGTCTTAACGAGGCAGAGTTTTCAATGCTCGTACGCGATTCCTACCAAAAACAAGGACTAGGAACCGAAATGCTCCGTCGCCTGGTTCAGATTGGTCGGGATGAACACCTAGAGCGGATTGTGGCGGAAATTTTAGCGGAAAATCTGCCCATGCAGCGGGTGTGTGAGAAGGTGGGCTTTACCCTCAAGCGTGCGCCGGACATTGTCCATGCCGAGATTCAGTTGCAGTAGTGCGATCGCAGTGTCGTAAAGTAGAAAGACGGCTACTTATACATTACGGATAGACGAATCGGGTATGGAGGTTATGGACTTTTTCCGGCTAAGTGCCGGACGGTGGCGATCGCAGCGCACAACCCACCATCTTCCGTTTCGGCGTACCGAAATGGGAGATCTGGAAATCTTCGCAGAAACCCTAGACGCCACGGACGAAAAAATCATCTCCATTTGCGAAATGCACGACATTGACTCAACCCTAGCCGTTGGCGGAGCCTTCGTCCGCTGGCAGGGATCAATGGAGTGGGACGCTGAGGGAGAGGCTCACGAGGGAGAAACGGGATTTGCCTTAGTGCCCGATGCCGATAACCCCCGCAAAGGGTTGCTGCTGCGCGAACAAGGCTATGCCGAAATCGTTCCAGTTGTTGGGCAGTTCATCGTAGACGATGCCGACGGTCTGATCCTGATTACCGAGTATGAAACCATGAGTTCTGTGGAGCGCTTTTGGTTTCCTAATCCCAATCTCCGCCTACGAACCAGTACCGTGAAGCGGTTTGGCGGTTTTAATACCGCCTCCTTCTGCGCCGAAACTCGTCTCGATGATCCCACTGGAATTGCCAGTCACTCCCCATCTGCTTTTGCCCAGCATGGTTCAACCGACGTACCCTTTTATTCCATTTGGGGCTGGTGATCTTCCCCAGTCGGGCGTTCAGGCCGATCCGGTTACTCGCGGCGTAACCTATCTGCGATGGCTTCAGAGTTTAGCCTTGGAGCCAGCTATGATTGCCATTCCACCGCATCCGAACGATCAAATGCGCCTATGCCGCTGGCTGGGCAATCACATCGGCATCCTCAATGAACAGCTTGCAACCTACGTGGCGGCTTGCCAAGCCTGCTTTCATCCTGAGGAACGGCAAATTATCCAAGTCTTTGCAACTCCGCTCAACCCGGAGTACCAAGTCGATGCTATTTGCAATGTACTCACCAGTCCCATCAGTATTTTGGTGGATCCAGGGAGAGTCGTGCCGCAGGATTGGCGTAAACTCGTCGCCCACGAAGTCGCCCATGCCCAAGTTGGATCGCCCGGTCATGACGATCGCTTCCGCGACATCATGACCCATCTTTGCCTGGGTCTGGGCTTAGAACCACCACCCGCATCCCTGAGCGAAACGCGCCTCTTGCGCCAGTGGCCGCCCTGTCAGTCCACGGTCGATCCCCACGCTTTCTGGTTGCGGGGGTGAGCGATCGCCCTCAATTCTGAGGAATTTTACAAACAAATATTTCTGATTATGAGCAATTGTCAAGAAAGCCCGACATGCTCCCATGAATCTTCTAGGCTAAACAGTACTCGACTAAGCAGGTATACCTAGTCAGCGAGTTCCATAGATCAGCGGGTTCTGCCCCTGATGCTCGTTCTGCTGTTTACGTTGGAGAATTT is a window of Synechococcales cyanobacterium T60_A2020_003 DNA encoding:
- a CDS encoding GNAT family N-acetyltransferase; this translates as VEIFRDRAIALPPLTTTLARRTIEQTQIHKALQGTRGRKPVDLDQLEKLLVAFSQLIVEQPQIREIDINPLLARPLSDQASDSSLVALDARVVLQEPGQPRPQLAIRPYPIQYAQPWTLRDGHEVMIRPIRPEDEPLIVQFHETLSEQSVYFRYFGAMKLSRRIAHERLTRICFIDYDRQMALVAEYTDPETGQTQILAAGRLSKQHGLNEAEFSMLVRDSYQKQGLGTEMLRRLVQIGRDEHLERIVAEILAENLPMQRVCEKVGFTLKRAPDIVHAEIQLQ
- a CDS encoding phycobiliprotein lyase, with amino-acid sequence MEVMDFFRLSAGRWRSQRTTHHLPFRRTEMGDLEIFAETLDATDEKIISICEMHDIDSTLAVGGAFVRWQGSMEWDAEGEAHEGETGFALVPDADNPRKGLLLREQGYAEIVPVVGQFIVDDADGLILITEYETMSSVERFWFPNPNLRLRTSTVKRFGGFNTASFCAETRLDDPTGIASHSPSAFAQHGSTDVPFYSIWGW